The following proteins are encoded in a genomic region of Lactiplantibacillus plantarum:
- a CDS encoding methionine ABC transporter permease, which yields MNDQGLDSYFKFANVDWGSMMSATWETIWLTIVSMVVVAILGIALGLLLYETAGSQNPLAKALNWIVALFVNVFRSIPFIILIVLLLPVTSKLVGTIIGPRAALPSLIISAAPFYARMVELAFHELDHGVIEAAESMGATRWQIIRKVLLPESMPALVSGITVTTISLIGYTAMAGAIGAGGLGNLAYQDGFQSNNNAITLVATVIIVIIVFIFQFIGDIAVRHIDKRVN from the coding sequence GTGAATGATCAAGGATTAGATTCATATTTTAAATTTGCAAATGTCGATTGGGGTAGCATGATGTCGGCCACGTGGGAAACAATTTGGTTGACGATTGTGTCGATGGTCGTAGTTGCCATTCTCGGAATCGCCTTAGGTCTGTTACTTTATGAGACGGCGGGGAGTCAGAATCCGCTGGCTAAGGCCTTGAATTGGATTGTTGCGCTGTTCGTCAACGTTTTCCGGTCGATTCCTTTCATTATTTTGATCGTGCTATTATTGCCGGTAACGTCTAAGTTAGTTGGAACGATTATCGGACCGCGCGCGGCCTTACCATCACTGATTATTTCTGCTGCGCCATTCTATGCGCGGATGGTTGAATTGGCCTTCCATGAATTGGATCATGGAGTGATTGAGGCCGCTGAATCAATGGGGGCGACCCGGTGGCAGATTATTCGAAAAGTCCTATTGCCAGAAAGCATGCCGGCATTAGTTTCTGGAATCACGGTCACGACGATTTCATTAATTGGCTACACCGCGATGGCAGGAGCCATTGGTGCTGGTGGTCTGGGTAATTTGGCCTACCAAGACGGGTTTCAGTCCAATAACAACGCCATCACATTAGTGGCGACGGTAATCATTGTGATTATCGTGTTTATCTTCCAATTTATCGGGGATATTGCAGTTCGGCATATTGATAAACGGGTTAATTAA
- a CDS encoding methionine ABC transporter ATP-binding protein, translating to MIEFKDVTKTFDAKQGAVHAVQDVNLKIEDGHIYGIVGYSGAGKSTLVRMLNGLETPTSGSVVIDDVNITTLSGAKLRAQRQKIGMIFQHFNLLWSRTVLENIMFPLEIAGLSKVDARKKAEHLADLVGLAGRETAYPSELSGGQKQRVGIARALANDPQILLSDEATSALDPQTTDEVLDLLLSINQKLHLTIVLITHEMHVIRKIADHVAVMEAGKIVEQGPVLEVFKRPQQAVTKRFVNEEVTPSLNDTTVVVDQLLAKYPKGTIVQLTFHGDQAQLPIVSEMLKKYPLDLNIIEGGIHQTQEGAIGSLYLQLTGDQEQIKGALAYLQTMRVETEVLNRE from the coding sequence TTGATTGAATTTAAAGATGTGACGAAAACCTTTGATGCTAAGCAAGGGGCGGTTCACGCCGTTCAAGATGTTAATTTAAAAATCGAAGATGGTCACATTTATGGCATTGTTGGCTATTCGGGTGCTGGTAAAAGTACTCTGGTACGGATGCTGAATGGCTTAGAGACACCCACTAGTGGGTCAGTTGTGATTGATGATGTCAATATTACAACGTTGAGCGGGGCCAAGTTACGCGCCCAACGTCAAAAGATCGGCATGATTTTTCAACATTTTAATCTATTATGGTCGCGGACCGTTTTGGAGAACATTATGTTTCCACTTGAAATTGCTGGTCTGTCCAAGGTGGATGCCCGTAAGAAAGCCGAACACTTGGCAGACTTGGTTGGGTTGGCCGGTCGGGAAACGGCTTATCCGTCAGAATTATCAGGTGGTCAGAAGCAACGGGTCGGGATTGCCCGGGCACTTGCGAATGATCCTCAGATTTTACTTTCTGATGAAGCCACTAGTGCCCTAGACCCGCAGACAACTGATGAAGTGTTGGATCTGTTGTTATCGATCAACCAGAAGCTCCATTTGACGATCGTATTGATTACGCATGAGATGCACGTGATTCGCAAGATTGCTGATCATGTCGCGGTGATGGAAGCTGGTAAAATCGTCGAACAAGGACCAGTACTTGAAGTCTTCAAGCGACCACAGCAGGCTGTGACTAAGCGGTTTGTTAATGAAGAGGTCACGCCGTCGCTGAATGACACAACGGTGGTCGTGGACCAGCTGCTGGCGAAATATCCAAAGGGAACCATCGTACAACTGACGTTCCATGGCGATCAAGCCCAGCTACCGATTGTTTCAGAGATGTTGAAGAAGTATCCGTTAGATTTAAATATTATTGAGGGTGGGATTCACCAAACCCAAGAAGGGGCGATTGGTTCGCTGTACTTACAACTAACGGGTGATCAGGAACAGATTAAGGGCGCTCTAGCGTACCTACAAACGATGCGGGTGGAAACGGAGGTCTTGAACCGTGAATGA
- a CDS encoding glycine cleavage system protein H — protein MSEDAAYFWTKDVDGHTRLGLTKAAHEALGEVKYAELPAIGDKVSQNSAFLSVEATKAVSEFNCPINGTVVAVNPALSENFDALNSVEDGVAWLIDVD, from the coding sequence ATGAGTGAAGATGCAGCTTATTTTTGGACAAAAGACGTTGATGGACATACGCGGTTAGGTTTAACTAAGGCCGCCCATGAGGCTCTTGGTGAAGTGAAATATGCTGAGTTACCAGCTATCGGTGACAAGGTCAGTCAGAACAGCGCTTTTCTGAGCGTTGAAGCGACCAAAGCCGTTTCTGAATTCAACTGTCCAATCAATGGGACCGTGGTTGCGGTCAACCCGGCGTTGAGTGAGAACTTCGATGCGTTAAATAGCGTTGAAGACGGCGTTGCTTGGTTAATCGACGTGGACTAA
- a CDS encoding FtsW/RodA/SpoVE family cell cycle protein encodes MAEESRLRSQDEDSRIDWGIIFSVMMLGLIGLASIYVAAVHDSSSVNVTKQVISQVMWFVIGTAIAVIVMQFDSEQLWRVAPIAYWFGIFLLAAVLVLYSRSLFASTGAKSWFAVGSLTLQPSEVMKPAFILMLGRVVTMHNTEHPTHTMASDWQLIGKLIAYMVPVAILLKLQNDFGTMLVFFAILGGVILVSGISWRLLAPTFAIVAAIAGTALYLVISQSGRHILEAIGFKQYQFARIDTWLNPSTDTSNNAYQVWQSMKAIGSGQITGRGFNVSHVTVPVRESDMIFSVIGENFGFIGCAVVILLYFLLIYQMIRVTFDTKNEFYAYISTGVIMMILFHVFENIGMSIGLLPMTGIPLPFISQGGSALIANMAGIGLMMSMRYHYKSYMFSRNDRFE; translated from the coding sequence GTGGCAGAAGAATCTAGACTCCGCAGTCAAGACGAGGATTCAAGAATTGACTGGGGTATCATATTTTCAGTGATGATGCTAGGATTGATCGGGCTGGCGTCGATTTATGTCGCCGCAGTGCACGACTCTAGTTCAGTAAACGTCACGAAGCAGGTGATTTCTCAAGTCATGTGGTTCGTGATTGGGACCGCGATTGCCGTAATTGTGATGCAATTTGATTCGGAACAGTTATGGCGAGTGGCACCGATTGCCTATTGGTTTGGGATCTTCCTGCTTGCGGCCGTTTTGGTCTTGTACAGTAGATCACTGTTTGCGAGCACTGGGGCTAAAAGTTGGTTCGCAGTTGGTTCCTTGACGTTGCAACCGTCTGAAGTCATGAAGCCCGCCTTCATCTTGATGCTTGGACGAGTCGTGACAATGCATAACACGGAGCACCCAACACATACGATGGCGAGCGATTGGCAACTCATTGGGAAGTTAATTGCGTACATGGTGCCAGTTGCTATCCTTTTGAAGTTACAGAATGACTTTGGGACGATGCTGGTGTTCTTCGCGATTCTTGGGGGCGTTATCTTAGTTTCTGGGATTTCGTGGCGATTATTGGCACCGACGTTTGCCATTGTGGCGGCGATTGCGGGGACTGCGTTATATCTCGTGATCTCGCAGAGTGGTCGCCATATTTTGGAAGCTATCGGTTTTAAGCAATACCAATTTGCGCGGATCGATACGTGGTTGAATCCGTCGACGGACACGTCTAACAATGCTTATCAAGTTTGGCAGAGTATGAAAGCGATTGGTTCAGGTCAGATTACTGGGCGGGGATTTAACGTTTCCCACGTGACTGTTCCTGTGCGTGAATCTGATATGATTTTCTCGGTAATTGGTGAAAACTTTGGCTTTATCGGTTGTGCCGTGGTCATTTTATTGTATTTCTTATTGATTTACCAGATGATCCGAGTGACGTTTGATACGAAGAACGAATTCTACGCTTACATTTCAACCGGGGTCATTATGATGATTCTCTTCCACGTGTTCGAAAATATTGGGATGAGTATCGGACTGTTACCAATGACTGGGATTCCCTTGCCGTTTATTAGTCAAGGGGGTTCGGCGTTGATTGCCAATATGGCTGGGATAGGTTTAATGATGTCGATGCGATATCATTACAAGTCCTACATGTTCAGTCGTAACGACCGGTTTGAATAG
- a CDS encoding DUF2969 domain-containing protein — MARKDKAISVTLNETKVNGQPVTEVLIGKQVIGQVTQVGERFEAEMVSDNQPFAHTKSFDESLQEILSAYHLHKG; from the coding sequence GTGGCAAGAAAAGATAAGGCGATTTCGGTCACTTTAAACGAAACTAAGGTCAACGGTCAACCAGTTACCGAAGTTTTGATCGGTAAACAAGTGATTGGACAAGTGACTCAAGTCGGTGAACGATTTGAAGCTGAAATGGTTAGTGACAACCAACCATTTGCGCATACCAAATCTTTTGATGAGAGTCTGCAAGAGATCTTGTCGGCTTACCATCTACACAAAGGCTAA
- the yidD gene encoding membrane protein insertion efficiency factor YidD codes for MRRLLMKGIRFYQRAFSAFSPAHCRYYPTCSNYTLEAIDRFGAVKGVLMGVARILRCQPLVKGGFDPVPAHFSLRRNPQYKEEDHRGKKR; via the coding sequence ATGCGACGGTTATTAATGAAAGGCATCCGCTTTTATCAGCGGGCCTTTTCTGCGTTTAGTCCGGCTCATTGTCGCTATTATCCAACCTGTTCTAATTACACGTTAGAAGCGATCGATCGGTTTGGCGCAGTTAAAGGCGTTCTAATGGGAGTTGCACGTATCTTACGTTGTCAGCCCTTAGTTAAGGGCGGCTTTGATCCGGTACCAGCCCATTTTTCATTGCGTCGTAATCCGCAATACAAGGAGGAAGACCACCGTGGCAAGAAAAGATAA